Below is a genomic region from Neorhizobium galegae.
GATATCGGCGAAACCGCGGCCTGATCGTCAGCTTCGGCGTCAAGGTCTGCGCACGGCGCCGCTCGCTATGACAGGACCGGTCGCCACACCGGTCGGCGAGCCGCCGAACGGTTCGAGGCTGACGGCAAGCGTCGCGCCCTCGGTCAGGTTGCGGCGCAGATCGGCAGGTATCACGAGCTCACCTGCCTGATCCGGCTCAAAGACACCGAGAGACCGCGGGTTGCCGCTTCCGGGCACCAGCCAGAGCTCCAGCGACTTCTCTTCACGACCGCCGGCCGCGACCGGTACGATCCGCAAACGCCCGTTGCCGGCATCGTAGGAGGCAAGCAGGTTGATCTGGCTATCGGTCGAGGACAATTCCGCCACCAGCGGCGCAGATCCCTGCTGCCCCGGGATCACGCCCGATGCATAGACGACGGCAGCCACCGCAACCGCCGTCGTGGCGAATGAGAGCCGTCGCCAGAACAGCGCGGAATTCCACAGACCCCATGAGGGCCCAGCAACCCGGGCAGGGCCGAAGAGCCGCGTTTCGATCCGGCCGAAAATCGCCTGGCCCGGCACCACGTCCTCATAATCGTCGTTGAATGAAGCAAGGTCCGCCTGCCACCGTTCGACGATCCGGGCAAAAGCGCGGTCGTTGGCGATCCGCTGCTCCACGGCGCGGCGGGCCTCGAGCGACAGGACGCCGAGCACATATTCGCCGGCCAGGATCTCGTCCTGCGGCCGCCTGCCCTGACTTTGTTCGCCCGACGTCATCGCTCCATGCACTCTCTCAATTTCAGAAGGCTCCGGCGCAGCCACGTGCGCACCGTATTCAACGGTACCTTCAATTCTTCCGCCAGTTCAAGATAACTCAAACCTTCCACATAGGCACGTCGAACCGCACGCGCATGCACGGAGTCGAGCTCCTGCATGCACCTGTCGATGCGACGGCCTTCATCCGCATTGGCCACCTGCTGTTCGGGATCGAGCGTGCCGTCGTCGGCAAGGTCGTAGGCATCGTCAAGGTCCTCTGTGACAGGCTTCCTGGCCCGGAGGATGTCGATCGCATGATTACGCGCGATCGCCGCCAACCAGGCCAGGGGCGAACCGGTATCGGCTGCAAAAGTCCTGGAGCGCTGCCAGAGCCTGACATAGATTTCCTGGAGCGCTTCTTCCGCGTCGGCCCTGTCTTTCAAGATACGCAGGCAGATCGAAAATAGTTTCGGGCTCGTCGCATTATACAACGACGCGAACGCTTTGCGATCACCCATCGCCACGCGATTGACCAGAGCCGCGATCTCATTGCTTTGCATTCGGAAAAACCTCGCCATCTCCATCTATAGAGAACGTCGATCTCAAAAAACAAGGCGCCTTCGTCGCAAAACCCGCAGCAGCGTCTTCTATCTCCTCGCAGCCGATATCCGCGATGCCTTTGTCTCGCCGAGGTCGCCGCCGGTCGCCCGTGCAGGCCGAGAACGAGAACCTGCTTGGCGCCGAACCGGTCTCCAAGGATGCCGAAGACGACACGCCCACCCATGCCCGCCAGTCCTTCATCGGAATGCCGCAGGTCACCGCATAGCTCACGGTGTGAGAGATCGGTCCCGAATGGGTGGCGCAGCAGAAAAAATTGGTAACCAGCAGGATGATGAACTGGGCGACCTCAACACCTGCGCCGTCGACCTGGACGACTGAAGTTCGCCCTCGGCGGGGGCAGCGGCATCGCTCTTAAGCCCAGTTTAAAAGCATGCTTTTCATCGCACGCAGCAACGTCGTCAGCCTCGCGCGATGCGGCTCAGCAAGTCACGGGTGAAGACCCTTCCTGCTCTGCCGGATCAGTCCAAATCGTCCCGGATGCAGGCCTTGAAATGTCCTTTCGTCCCTTCCCTGAGTGGCGGCACGACGTTCGCGCAGGCTTCGATCGCAACCGGACAACGGGTACGAAAGACGCAGCCGCTTGGGGGATTGGCGGGGCTTGGGATATCACCTTTGAGGATCTGCCGGTTCGCATGCCGCGAGGGGTCCGGCGACGGGACAGCCGAAAGCAGGGCGCGCGTGTATGGATGCTGCGGGCTGGCGTAAAGCTCGCGGCTCGGCGCCATTTCCATGATCCGGCCGAGATAGAGCACGATTACCGTATCGGCGACATATTCGACCACCGCGAGATCGTGCGCGATGAACAGCATGGTCAGACAGAGCCGCATCTGCAGGTCGCGCAGCAGATTGACGATCTGCGCCTGGACCGACACGTCGAGCGCCGACACCGGTTCATCGGCGACGATCAGGTCGGGCGCAAGCATCAGCGCCCGTGCGATGCCTATGCGCTGGCGCTGGCCGCCGGAAAACTCGTGCGGGTAGCGGGAAATCGCATCGGGCGGCAGATCTACCGAGGCGAGGGCCTGGGCAGCTTTTGCGGCCCGCTCCGATCTGCTGCCGATCCGCTGGATATCCAGTCCTTCCGCGAGGATTTCGCCGATCGTCATCCGCGGCGAGAGGCTGGCGAAGGGATCCTGGAAAATATACTGGACGCGCGCATGCAGGCCGCGGAGTTCGCGGCGCGTCAGGCTCGTCGTTTCCGAGCCTTCAAAACGGATACTGCCAGAGGTAGGTTCGATCAGTTGCGCGACCATGCGGCCGATGGTGGTCTTGCCGCTGCCGGATTCTCCAACCAGCCCGACGACTTCGCCGCGTCTGATGTTGAAGGAGACATCCTGGACGGCGCGGACGACCGGTCCGCGGGCAAATGCCACCGGGGCGAAATCCTTGCCCAGCCGGTTCACTTCGAGGAGAAATTCCTGTGACATCGGTCAGATCTCCTGCCATCGAATGCAGCGGCTGAACTGCCCCTCGCCGGCGTCTGCCAACGCCGGGTAGGCCTCTGAACAGGCCTCTATGCGGTAGGGACAGCGGGGAGCGAAAGGACAGCCTGGCGGCAGGTCCATGAGGCTCGGAACCGACCCTGCGATGGTCGGCAGCGGAGTGCCCGCCTCCCGAAGAAGCGTCGCGGTTCCAAGCTGCGGCACCGAACGCATCAGCCCCTTGGTATAGGGATGGCGCGGATGGGAGAAGACCCGCGCCACGCTACCCGTCTCGACGAGCGAACCGGCATACATGACGGCCACACGGTCGGCGATCTCGGCAACGACCCCGAGATTGTGGGTGACGAATAACATGCCCATGCCGCGTTCCTTCTGCAGCCGTCCGAGCAAGTCGAGGATCTGCGCCTGGATGGTGACATCAAGGGCCGTCGTGGGCTCGTCGGCAATCAACAACGTCGGATTGCAAGCGAGCGCCATGGCAATGGTCGCTCGCTGCCGCATGCCGCCGGAGAGTTCGTGCGGATATTGCCGGGCACGTCGGCGCGGATCGGGAATGCCGACATCCTCCAGCCGCTGGATCGCATCCGACAAGGCCTCCTGACGGGATTTGCCCATATGGATTCGGATCGGCTCGGCAATCTGTTCGCCGATCGTAAAAACCGGATTGAGGCTGGTCAGCGGCTCCTGAAAAACGATGCCGATATCATTGCCGCGCACCCGGCGCAGGGTGTCACCGTCAATAGTCTGCAGTTCGACGACTTCGCCCGTCTTGCGCTTCAACCGGAGCGTACCCGCAGCGATCCGGCCCACGCCGCGCGGCAGAAGACCCATGATCGACAAGCTGGTCACCGACTTTCCCGAGCCGGATTCGCCAACCAGCGCCACAGTCTCTCCCGTCGCCACGGCAAGGCTGAGGTCCCGCACGGCGACGATCTCCCGATCGCCGATGCGGAACACCGTCTTGAGCCCGGAAATTTCGAGGATCGGCTCTGCACTCATCGTCAATCCAGAAGCCCGGTTTGCCGCAGGATGCCGTCGATGACGGCCGCCTCTTCGTCGTTCAGGGATCGTTGCGGGCGGGCCATGACATTGGTGTCGATGACCCCAAGCCTGCGCATGGCGGTCTTGAAGGCCCCCACTCCGGCAGAGCCCGCACTGGTCCGCGCCAGGCTGACCCCGACCATCTCGAAAAGCCGGCACAGGCGTTCCTGCTCCACCCGCGCACCGGCAAAATCACCCGCCTGGCAGAGATCCCACAAGCGGACATAACCGTGCGGATCGACATTCCCGAGGCCCGGCACGATGCCATGCGCGCCCATGTTCACGACGCTGTCGGCGACGATCTCGGATCCCGTCATGACGAAGAAATCCGGAAGATCGGCCGTGTCCGCCATGACATAGCGAAGATTGCCGTCATCGCCACTCGAATCCTTGACGCCAGCGATCGTGCCTTCGCGGGCAAGCGTCACCGTTGTCCGGCGTTCGAGCTTGGTGTGGACGCAGACAGGGATGTCATAGGCGATGACCGGTGTGTCGACCGCCTCCCGGATATAGCGGAAGTGATCGATGGTCTCGGACTGGTTTGTCCGGGCATAGAATGGCGCCGTGACGACAACCGCGTCGGCGCCCGCCGACTGCGCCACCTTTGCATGAGCGATCACGCGCTCGGTTGTGGGGTCTATCACGCCGACCAGGACGGGCACGCGGCCGCGCACCTGGTCGACCGCATGTTCGATGATGCTGCGGCGCGTGGCTTCGTCATGAAACACGACCTCGCTGGTCGAGCCGAGAACGAACAGACCATGCACGCCACCATCGAGCAGATGGTCTATGACGCGCGTGAAGGAAGGATAATCCACCCCGAAAGTCGTGGTGAGCGGAGTGACGACGGGCGGAATGACGCCGGTGAAGAGAGGCATGTTCAACCTTTCACTTGAGTTCGGAGCGCGGATCGAAGGCATCGCGAAGCCCATCGCCCACGAAGTTGATGGCGAGAACGGTCAAGACGAGCGCCCCGCCTGGAAACATCCATTGCCAGGGGTAATTTTCGAGCACATGCGTGGCGCGGGCAGCATTGAGCATATTGCCCCAGCTCGCTTCCGGGGGCGTGACCCCAAGACCCAGGAAGGAGAGACCCGCCTCCAGCAGGATCCCACTTGCCACCTGCAGGGTGGCGTAGACCACGAGAATATCGATCGTATTGGGCAGACCATGCCGGATCAGCAGGTGCCAGAGGCCGGCGCCCATGCCCCGGGATGCCACGACGAAGTCCCGTTCGCGCAATTCCAGCAGCCGGGCCCGTACCATGCGGGCGAGAACCGGCCACGACAGCAGCGAAATCACGAAGATGGTCGGCATTATGCCGCTGCCGACGATCGAGGCGAGAACCAGGAGGAAAATGACCGGCGGCAAGGTCATCGCGAGATCTACGAACCGCATCGCGGCACCGTCAACGAAACGCCCGGCAAAGCCGGCGATGGCTCCGATGAAGAAACCGAGGAACGTGGAGATCGCCATCGACACGGTCGCCACCAGAAGCGAAATCCGCCCGCCCTGCAGCAGCCGCGCCATGATATCGCGCCCCACCCCGTCGCTGCCGAGCCAATGGGCCGACGACGGCCCCTGGTTCATCGCCAGCAGGTCTATGTCGTTGGGCTTGTGGAGCCACCAGAGATCGTAAGTGAGCGTAAGGACCAGGATCGGGGTCAGGATGGCCAAACCGACCACGGCCGCGCCGTTTTCGAAAAAGCGGGAAAGTGCGCGTCGGATGGGACCGGCGGAGCCGGCATGCGTCAAGCTCGCCATCTTATGCCACCTTGATGCGCGGATCGACAGCGGCATAGGCGATGTCGGTAAGCAGGTTGACCAGGATGACGCAGGCGCCGGTCAGCAGCGTAGCGCACATGATGACCGGATAATCCCGTCTGACGACGGCATTGACCATCAGCAGGCCCATGCCCGGCCAGTCGAACACGCTCTCGATGAAGATCGCGCCCCCGATGGCGATGCCGATGGTGGAGCCGATCAGGGTGATCACCGGCAGCAGGGCGTTGCGGACGGCATGTTTGACGATGACCCAGAACTCCCGGACGCCCTTGGCGCGCGCCGTGCGCACATAGTCCTGCGACAGAACTTCGAGCAGGGAGGAGCGCATGTAGCGCATGATCAGTGCGCCATGGCCGATCGAAAGCAGGATGGCGGGCAGGATGAGGTGCGCCAGCAAGTCACCGACGGAGAAAGGCGCACCCGGCGTCGACATGCCGCCGGCCGGCACCCAGCGCAGATTGAC
It encodes:
- a CDS encoding anti-sigma factor; this translates as MTSGEQSQGRRPQDEILAGEYVLGVLSLEARRAVEQRIANDRAFARIVERWQADLASFNDDYEDVVPGQAIFGRIETRLFGPARVAGPSWGLWNSALFWRRLSFATTAVAVAAVVYASGVIPGQQGSAPLVAELSSTDSQINLLASYDAGNGRLRIVPVAAGGREEKSLELWLVPGSGNPRSLGVFEPDQAGELVIPADLRRNLTEGATLAVSLEPFGGSPTGVATGPVIASGAVRRP
- a CDS encoding sigma-70 family RNA polymerase sigma factor, whose translation is MQSNEIAALVNRVAMGDRKAFASLYNATSPKLFSICLRILKDRADAEEALQEIYVRLWQRSRTFAADTGSPLAWLAAIARNHAIDILRARKPVTEDLDDAYDLADDGTLDPEQQVANADEGRRIDRCMQELDSVHARAVRRAYVEGLSYLELAEELKVPLNTVRTWLRRSLLKLRECMER
- a CDS encoding ABC transporter ATP-binding protein; its protein translation is MSQEFLLEVNRLGKDFAPVAFARGPVVRAVQDVSFNIRRGEVVGLVGESGSGKTTIGRMVAQLIEPTSGSIRFEGSETTSLTRRELRGLHARVQYIFQDPFASLSPRMTIGEILAEGLDIQRIGSRSERAAKAAQALASVDLPPDAISRYPHEFSGGQRQRIGIARALMLAPDLIVADEPVSALDVSVQAQIVNLLRDLQMRLCLTMLFIAHDLAVVEYVADTVIVLYLGRIMEMAPSRELYASPQHPYTRALLSAVPSPDPSRHANRQILKGDIPSPANPPSGCVFRTRCPVAIEACANVVPPLREGTKGHFKACIRDDLD
- a CDS encoding ABC transporter ATP-binding protein yields the protein MSAEPILEISGLKTVFRIGDREIVAVRDLSLAVATGETVALVGESGSGKSVTSLSIMGLLPRGVGRIAAGTLRLKRKTGEVVELQTIDGDTLRRVRGNDIGIVFQEPLTSLNPVFTIGEQIAEPIRIHMGKSRQEALSDAIQRLEDVGIPDPRRRARQYPHELSGGMRQRATIAMALACNPTLLIADEPTTALDVTIQAQILDLLGRLQKERGMGMLFVTHNLGVVAEIADRVAVMYAGSLVETGSVARVFSHPRHPYTKGLMRSVPQLGTATLLREAGTPLPTIAGSVPSLMDLPPGCPFAPRCPYRIEACSEAYPALADAGEGQFSRCIRWQEI
- a CDS encoding dihydrodipicolinate synthase family protein — translated: MPLFTGVIPPVVTPLTTTFGVDYPSFTRVIDHLLDGGVHGLFVLGSTSEVVFHDEATRRSIIEHAVDQVRGRVPVLVGVIDPTTERVIAHAKVAQSAGADAVVVTAPFYARTNQSETIDHFRYIREAVDTPVIAYDIPVCVHTKLERRTTVTLAREGTIAGVKDSSGDDGNLRYVMADTADLPDFFVMTGSEIVADSVVNMGAHGIVPGLGNVDPHGYVRLWDLCQAGDFAGARVEQERLCRLFEMVGVSLARTSAGSAGVGAFKTAMRRLGVIDTNVMARPQRSLNDEEAAVIDGILRQTGLLD
- a CDS encoding ABC transporter permease, with protein sequence MPLSIRASRWHKMASLTHAGSAGPIRRALSRFFENGAAVVGLAILTPILVLTLTYDLWWLHKPNDIDLLAMNQGPSSAHWLGSDGVGRDIMARLLQGGRISLLVATVSMAISTFLGFFIGAIAGFAGRFVDGAAMRFVDLAMTLPPVIFLLVLASIVGSGIMPTIFVISLLSWPVLARMVRARLLELRERDFVVASRGMGAGLWHLLIRHGLPNTIDILVVYATLQVASGILLEAGLSFLGLGVTPPEASWGNMLNAARATHVLENYPWQWMFPGGALVLTVLAINFVGDGLRDAFDPRSELK
- a CDS encoding ABC transporter permease, which translates into the protein MLQYVLRRTAVGLLMLLALTVLIFTLLRLTPGDPIDAYVNPSVPISASDLEMLRTRLGLERPLPVQYFAWLGAALTGDFGYSIQYNGEAVLPLVLSRIGPTILLMFSGLVIAVVVGIATGIFAAVRRNKLADLSLSTVAFVGISSPAFLTALLGLYVFAVNLRWVPAGGMSTPGAPFSVGDLLAHLILPAILLSIGHGALIMRYMRSSLLEVLSQDYVRTARAKGVREFWVIVKHAVRNALLPVITLIGSTIGIAIGGAIFIESVFDWPGMGLLMVNAVVRRDYPVIMCATLLTGACVILVNLLTDIAYAAVDPRIKVA